One genomic window of Micromonospora sp. WMMD1128 includes the following:
- a CDS encoding DNA polymerase Y family protein — protein MSGGPPRALLLWCPDWPVLAAEIVDGVPATDPVVVLHANRVVACSERARAEGIRRGLRRREAQGRCPRLTVVDHDPGRDARAFEPVVAAVEEVVAGVEVIRPGACATAARGPSRYLGGEEAAAERIVEHVAQSCAVESQVGIADGVFAAGLAAREGQIVPAGGTAEFLAGRPVEALGRPALADLLRRLGVRTLGDFAVLPAGDVLARFGFDGALAHRLAAGRDDRPLVVRQPPADLTVTAEYDEPIDRVDAAAFAARTLAESLHERLAAYGLACTRIGIEAVTAHGQELHRVWRHDGLLTAAAIADRVRWQLDGWLSGSNGRGGARPTRPTAGIIRLRLVPDGVLAQAGLQPGLWGEAGAERERAHRALHRVQGILGPEAVVTAVLGGGRSPADQVRLVPWGDERVPARPGPPPLPALPPPGVTPPVPPVGSADSGGMAVRAGRRAGRVRVVPEPPWPGRIPPPAPAVVLPVPLPAEVHDSAGEPVVVSARLAVSAAPARLTVGTGRPAEIAGWAGPWPVDERWWAPAEARRRARFQVCLADGTALLLAVEGGQWLVEAVYD, from the coding sequence GTGAGCGGCGGCCCGCCGCGTGCCCTGCTGCTCTGGTGTCCGGACTGGCCCGTCCTGGCCGCCGAGATCGTCGACGGGGTGCCCGCCACCGACCCGGTCGTGGTGCTGCACGCCAACCGGGTGGTCGCCTGTTCCGAGCGGGCCCGGGCCGAGGGGATCCGGCGCGGGCTGCGCCGGCGGGAGGCGCAGGGACGCTGCCCCCGGCTCACCGTCGTCGACCACGACCCCGGCCGGGACGCGCGGGCGTTCGAGCCGGTGGTGGCCGCCGTCGAGGAGGTGGTCGCCGGGGTCGAGGTGATCCGACCCGGCGCGTGCGCCACCGCCGCCCGGGGGCCGAGCCGCTACCTCGGCGGCGAGGAGGCGGCGGCCGAGCGGATCGTCGAGCATGTGGCCCAGAGCTGCGCGGTGGAGAGCCAGGTCGGCATCGCCGACGGGGTCTTCGCGGCCGGGCTGGCGGCCCGGGAGGGGCAGATCGTGCCCGCCGGCGGCACCGCGGAGTTCCTGGCCGGCCGTCCGGTCGAGGCGCTCGGCCGGCCCGCCCTGGCCGACCTGCTGCGCCGGCTCGGCGTACGCACCCTCGGTGACTTCGCCGTGCTGCCCGCGGGGGACGTGCTGGCCCGGTTCGGTTTCGACGGGGCGTTGGCCCACCGGCTCGCCGCGGGGCGGGACGACCGTCCGCTGGTCGTCCGGCAGCCGCCCGCCGACCTGACTGTCACCGCCGAGTACGACGAGCCGATCGACCGGGTCGACGCCGCCGCGTTCGCCGCCCGGACGCTGGCCGAGAGCCTGCACGAGCGGCTGGCCGCGTACGGTCTGGCCTGCACCCGGATCGGCATCGAGGCGGTCACCGCGCACGGCCAGGAACTGCACCGGGTGTGGCGGCACGACGGCCTGCTCACCGCGGCGGCCATCGCCGATCGGGTCCGCTGGCAGCTCGACGGCTGGCTCTCCGGCAGCAACGGCCGGGGCGGGGCCCGCCCGACCCGGCCGACCGCCGGGATCATCCGGCTGCGGCTGGTGCCGGACGGCGTGCTCGCCCAGGCTGGTCTGCAACCCGGCCTGTGGGGTGAGGCCGGCGCGGAGCGGGAGCGGGCGCACCGCGCGTTGCACCGGGTGCAGGGCATCCTCGGCCCCGAGGCGGTGGTCACCGCCGTCCTCGGCGGCGGGCGCTCCCCGGCCGACCAGGTGCGCCTGGTCCCGTGGGGCGACGAGCGGGTGCCCGCCCGCCCCGGCCCACCACCGCTGCCGGCCCTTCCGCCGCCGGGCGTCACCCCACCCGTCCCGCCGGTCGGTTCCGCCGATTCGGGCGGGATGGCGGTGCGGGCCGGTCGCCGGGCCGGCCGGGTCAGGGTGGTGCCCGAGCCGCCGTGGCCGGGTCGGATCCCGCCGCCGGCACCGGCCGTGGTCCTGCCCGTCCCGCTGCCGGCCGAGGTGCACGACTCGGCGGGGGAACCGGTCGTGGTGAGCGCCCGACTGGCGGTCAGCGCGGCGCCGGCCCGGCTGACCGTGGGCACCGGCCGGCCGGCCGAGATCGCCGGATGGGCCGGTCCGTGGCCGGTGGACGAGCGCTGGTGGGCGCCGGCCGAGGCTCGCCGCCGGGCCCGGTTCCAGGTCTGCCTGGCCGACGGCACGGCCCTGCTGCTCGCGGTCGAGGGCGGGCAGTGGCTGGTGGAGGCCGTCTATGACTGA
- a CDS encoding error-prone DNA polymerase yields MSFHNPRMPWSKLEQVLSGRAEGGRADGGRADGERHLHVVDPLAVDADGGDSPAWSRKRQEYRPPELARPDDAVPYAELHAHSNFSFLDGASHPEEMAEEAARLGLTALAVTDHDGFYGVVRFAEAARALRLPTIFGAELSLGLPGPQNGEPDPLGRHLLVLAHGHEGYARLAATVSRAQLRGGEKGRPVYGELEQIAEELRDHVLVLTGCRKGHVPATLLADGVDAAARELDRLTALFGAETVAVELTDHGHPVDADRNDALADLAAAAGLPTVATNNVHYATPGRRRLATTVAAVRARRSLDEIDGWLPAAATAHLRSGAEMAARFAAYPGAVARAAEFGAELAFDLHLVAPQLPAYPVPAGHTEMSWLRKLTMDGARERYGPPEAHPEAYAQLEHELRMIDELGFPGYFLVVYDIVMFCREQDIYCQGRGSAANSAVCYALRITNVDAVRHRLLFERFLAPERDGPPDIDVDIESDRREEVIQHVYARYGREHTAQVANVISYRPRSAVRDVAKAFGFSPGQQDAWSKQIDRWGSVAAVDVADIPEQVVAYANELQTFPRHLGIHSGGMVICDRPVIEVCPVEWGRMPGRSVLQWDKDDCAAVGLVKFDLLGLGMLSALHYGYDLIGASLDLGGMTLDDPEVYDMLCRADSVGVFQVESRAQMATLPRLRPREFYDLVVEVALIRPGPIQGGSVHPYIRRKNGQEPVTYAHPLMRNALEKTLGVPLFQEQLMQLAIDLAGFDAAGADQLRRAMGAKRSVERMAQIADRLYAGMAERGITGELADDVYRKLTAFASYGFPESHAMSFAYLVYASSWLKRYHPGPFLAALLNAQPMGFYSPQTLAEDARRHGVEVRRPDINASGAKAVLESTPQTRWGSLPGEPPHAWGLGGPAVRLGLGSVRTLGEDVAERIETERTAHGAYRDMPDLARRVGLTAAQLEALATADAFACFGLTRRQALWAAGAAAQDRPGRLPGTVTGADPPTLPGMAAVDRLVADVWATGLSPESHPARFIRDRLDALGAVPIARLGQVPPGQRIRVGGIVTHRQRPATAGGVTFLNLEDETGMLNVTCSPGLWQRYRRVARTSGALVVRGRLQRHEGVTNLTADRLDAIEPPVTPASRDFR; encoded by the coding sequence GTGAGCTTCCACAATCCGAGGATGCCCTGGTCGAAGCTGGAGCAGGTGCTCTCCGGGCGGGCCGAGGGTGGGCGGGCCGACGGCGGGCGGGCCGACGGTGAGCGCCACCTGCACGTGGTCGACCCGCTCGCGGTCGACGCCGACGGCGGTGACTCGCCGGCCTGGAGTCGCAAGCGCCAGGAATACCGGCCGCCGGAGCTGGCCCGCCCGGACGACGCGGTGCCCTACGCGGAGCTGCACGCGCACTCCAACTTCAGCTTCCTCGACGGGGCCAGCCACCCGGAGGAGATGGCCGAGGAGGCCGCCCGGCTGGGGCTCACCGCGCTCGCCGTCACCGACCACGACGGCTTCTACGGCGTGGTGCGCTTCGCCGAGGCGGCCCGCGCGCTGCGGCTGCCGACGATCTTCGGGGCGGAACTGTCCCTCGGGCTGCCCGGTCCGCAGAACGGCGAGCCCGACCCGCTCGGCCGGCATCTGCTGGTGCTCGCGCACGGGCATGAGGGGTACGCGCGTCTCGCCGCCACCGTCTCCCGGGCCCAGCTGCGCGGCGGGGAGAAGGGCCGCCCGGTCTACGGCGAGCTGGAGCAGATCGCCGAGGAGCTGCGCGACCACGTGCTGGTGCTCACCGGCTGCCGCAAGGGGCACGTGCCGGCCACGCTGCTCGCCGACGGGGTCGACGCGGCGGCCCGGGAGCTGGACCGGCTCACCGCGCTGTTCGGCGCGGAGACGGTGGCGGTGGAGCTGACCGACCACGGTCACCCGGTGGACGCCGACCGCAACGACGCGCTCGCCGACCTGGCCGCGGCGGCCGGGCTGCCCACGGTGGCCACCAACAACGTGCACTACGCCACCCCGGGTCGGCGTCGGCTGGCCACCACCGTGGCCGCGGTCCGGGCCCGGCGCAGCCTCGACGAGATCGACGGCTGGCTGCCCGCCGCGGCGACCGCCCACCTGCGCAGCGGCGCGGAGATGGCGGCGCGGTTCGCCGCGTACCCGGGGGCGGTGGCGCGGGCCGCCGAGTTCGGCGCGGAACTCGCGTTCGACCTGCACCTGGTCGCGCCGCAGCTGCCGGCGTACCCGGTGCCGGCCGGGCACACCGAGATGAGCTGGCTGCGCAAGCTGACCATGGACGGCGCCCGGGAGCGCTACGGCCCGCCCGAGGCGCACCCGGAGGCGTACGCGCAACTGGAGCACGAGCTGCGGATGATCGACGAGCTGGGCTTCCCCGGCTACTTCCTGGTGGTCTACGACATCGTCATGTTCTGCCGCGAGCAGGACATCTACTGCCAGGGCCGGGGGTCGGCGGCCAACTCGGCGGTCTGCTACGCGCTGCGCATCACCAACGTGGACGCGGTCCGGCACCGGCTGCTGTTCGAGCGCTTCCTCGCCCCGGAACGGGACGGACCGCCCGACATCGACGTGGACATCGAGTCCGACCGCCGGGAGGAGGTGATCCAGCACGTGTACGCCCGCTACGGCCGGGAGCACACCGCCCAGGTCGCCAACGTCATCTCGTACCGGCCGCGGTCGGCGGTGCGGGACGTGGCCAAGGCGTTCGGTTTCTCGCCCGGCCAGCAGGACGCCTGGAGCAAGCAGATCGACAGGTGGGGCTCGGTCGCCGCGGTCGACGTGGCGGACATCCCCGAGCAGGTGGTCGCGTACGCGAACGAGTTGCAGACGTTTCCCCGGCACCTGGGCATCCACTCCGGCGGCATGGTGATCTGCGACCGGCCGGTGATCGAGGTGTGCCCGGTGGAGTGGGGCCGGATGCCCGGCCGCAGCGTGCTTCAGTGGGACAAGGACGACTGCGCGGCCGTCGGCCTGGTCAAGTTCGACCTGCTCGGCCTCGGCATGCTGTCGGCGCTGCACTACGGCTACGACCTGATCGGAGCCAGCCTGGACCTGGGCGGGATGACGCTCGACGACCCCGAGGTCTACGACATGCTCTGCCGGGCCGACTCGGTGGGTGTGTTCCAGGTGGAGAGCCGGGCGCAGATGGCGACCCTGCCCCGGCTCCGGCCCCGCGAGTTCTACGACCTGGTGGTGGAGGTGGCGTTGATCCGTCCCGGCCCGATCCAGGGCGGCTCGGTGCACCCGTACATCAGGCGCAAGAACGGCCAGGAGCCGGTGACGTACGCGCACCCGCTGATGCGCAACGCGTTGGAGAAGACGCTCGGCGTGCCGCTGTTCCAGGAGCAGCTCATGCAGCTCGCCATCGACCTGGCCGGGTTCGACGCGGCCGGGGCCGACCAGTTGCGCCGGGCCATGGGGGCGAAACGCTCGGTGGAGCGGATGGCGCAGATCGCCGACCGGCTCTACGCCGGAATGGCCGAGCGGGGCATCACCGGTGAGCTGGCCGACGACGTCTACCGCAAGCTCACCGCGTTCGCCAGCTACGGCTTCCCGGAGAGCCACGCGATGAGCTTCGCCTACCTGGTGTACGCCAGCTCGTGGCTCAAGCGCTACCACCCGGGACCGTTCCTGGCCGCGCTGCTCAACGCCCAGCCGATGGGCTTCTACTCACCGCAGACGCTCGCCGAGGACGCCCGCCGGCACGGCGTGGAGGTGCGCCGGCCGGACATCAACGCCAGCGGCGCCAAGGCGGTGCTGGAGTCGACGCCGCAGACCCGGTGGGGCAGCCTGCCCGGGGAGCCGCCGCACGCCTGGGGGCTGGGCGGTCCGGCGGTCCGCCTCGGGTTGGGCAGCGTCCGTACCCTCGGCGAGGACGTGGCCGAGCGGATCGAGACGGAGCGGACGGCGCACGGGGCGTACCGGGACATGCCGGACCTGGCCCGCCGCGTCGGTCTCACCGCCGCGCAGCTGGAGGCGCTGGCCACCGCGGACGCCTTCGCCTGTTTCGGGTTGACCCGGCGGCAGGCCCTCTGGGCCGCCGGCGCGGCGGCGCAGGACCGGCCCGGCCGGCTGCCCGGCACGGTGACCGGCGCGGACCCGCCCACCCTGCCCGGCATGGCGGCGGTGGACCGACTGGTCGCCGACGTCTGGGCCACCGGCCTGTCCCCGGAGAGCCACCCGGCCCGGTTTATCCGGGACCGGCTCGACGCGCTGGGCGCGGTGCCGATCGCCCGGCTCGGTCAGGTGCCGCCGGGGCAGCGGATCCGGGTCGGTGGGATCGTCACCCACCGGCAGCGGCCGGCGACCGCCGGTGGGGTCACGTTCCTCAACCTGGAGGACGAGACCGGCATGCTCAATGTCACTTGCTCCCCGGGGTTGTGGCAGAGATACCGTCGAGTCGCCCGCACCAGCGGAGCACTTGTGGTGCGGGGCCGGTTGCAGCGGCACGAGGGCGTCACGAACCTCACCGCGGACCGGCTGGACGCGATCGAGCCGCCCGTCACGCCGGCGTCCCGGGATTTCCGTTGA
- a CDS encoding methyltransferase domain-containing protein, with amino-acid sequence MARLGGVEQTRTLTPRTAVIWTVLRAELDRRAGDRLSVLDVGGGTGGFAVPLAEAGHQVTVVDASPDALAALTRRAAEAGVADRVRATQGDADALAGLVEPAAVDLVLCHSVLEVVDDPEPVTAALAAALRPGGAASVLVAARAAAVLGRAINGQLDAAVALAADPQGTAGGRDTLRRRYDADGAGALLTAAGLVVEEIHGVRVLADLLPAAVADGQPAALLDLECALAAKLPYRDLAAQLHLFARRPA; translated from the coding sequence ATGGCTAGGCTCGGCGGCGTGGAGCAGACCCGAACCCTCACCCCCCGCACCGCCGTGATCTGGACGGTGCTCCGGGCCGAGCTGGACCGGCGGGCCGGCGATCGACTCTCCGTGCTCGACGTCGGCGGCGGGACCGGCGGCTTCGCCGTGCCGCTCGCCGAGGCCGGCCACCAGGTCACCGTGGTCGACGCCAGTCCCGACGCGCTCGCCGCGCTGACCCGCCGGGCCGCCGAGGCCGGGGTCGCCGATCGGGTACGCGCCACGCAGGGCGACGCCGACGCGCTCGCCGGGCTTGTCGAACCGGCCGCGGTGGACCTGGTGCTCTGCCACTCCGTCCTGGAGGTGGTCGACGACCCGGAGCCGGTGACCGCGGCGCTGGCCGCCGCGCTGCGCCCGGGTGGCGCGGCGAGTGTGCTCGTCGCCGCGCGGGCCGCCGCCGTGCTCGGCCGGGCGATCAACGGTCAGCTCGACGCCGCCGTCGCGCTCGCCGCCGACCCGCAGGGCACCGCCGGCGGCCGGGACACCCTGCGCCGTCGCTACGACGCCGACGGCGCGGGCGCGCTGCTCACCGCCGCCGGGCTCGTCGTCGAGGAGATCCACGGCGTACGCGTGCTCGCCGACCTGCTCCCGGCGGCCGTGGCGGACGGTCAACCGGCCGCCCTGCTGGACCTGGAGTGCGCCCTGGCGGCGAAGCTGCCGTACCGGGACCTCGCCGCCCAGTTGCACCTGTTCGCCCGCCGCCCGGCATGA